Below is a genomic region from Primulina huaijiensis isolate GDHJ02 unplaced genomic scaffold, ASM1229523v2 scaffold207254, whole genome shotgun sequence.
AATATCACCGCTACTTGATCATATTGTACACATGAGCACAAAGACAAAAGTACTTCCAAGTGTTATCTGAGAAAGAATGCACCCGGGCTTGTCCCGCTCCTTAAAAGCTAAAAGCTTTCCCTATCAAGTACCAATAACAAAGAGATAAAGTGGGCTTCTACAAATAGTTACTTTCTCCACCAAAGTAATGTTGGCCAAGAAATATTTCAACTCTCCTTTAGCTATATTCAGGCAACTGCAAAAAATTAACGGAGCTATCTCAAGTTAATGCTATACAAACATAATTGCGAAACACGGAAATCGGAATAATATCATATGCCAAAAGCTATACACCATCCATCCATATTCTCAACCTTTAATCACTAAGTGAAAAAATAAGCGATAAGATACAAAGAAAACTAATTTCCTGAATTTGAACGGTATTCCTTCAAGAATAAAACTTCGTTTATATTTAGAATCAATTTAtggcaatttaaaataaaattaaaaaacttggAAAATGGGAAAAGAAGATTACCTATCTGAAGCAGTAATCAAGACACCAGCCCAAAGGGGTAAAACCCCACGACTAAGTATCTGAATCCCGATCGCACTTCCGATCACCTCCTGAATATCTGCCCCGATCAACGCCAGCTCCGCCATGAACCACAACAAAACCACCGCCCAATACGGATACTCCTCGCGGCAAAGCTCCGCCAAATGACGGCCCGTGGCCACGCCTATTCTCACCGACAAAAGCTGGATCAGAAGACCCATTGCAGTAGCCCACATCAAGAGCCACAGCAGAGAGTATCCCGCGATCGCCCCAGCTTGCAAATCCCCCTCTAAATTCCCGGGATCTAAAAAAGCTATACTCATCAAGAATCCGGGCCCCGTGAATAGCCATAGTTTCTTGAACGAAAATGGTGGGACGCTGGTGAAATCTGAAGATTCCAATTCGAAATCGACAACCAGGATCTTATCGCTCGGTTCAAATGCGGCATCATCTCCGGCGTTGGTTTCTTGGGTTTTTCCGGTGGGGGATAGCGGTGAGGATAGGAGAAGGCGCGACTCTTCTTCGCTGGACGATGATTCTGGGAGGTGGGGGGGATGACTCAATGATGCATGGTCATGTTGCGGCGGTGGGCTCATTGGATTACTGGGATTTCGGGAGTTATGGAGGCGAAGATTTTTAAGGTGACGGGGAAAATTCACATAGGTGATGGATGTTGAACAGTTTTGGAACAGCGAACGTTCAAAgccatataatttaaataaacattattAGGATTATTAGTTTattaaacttttatgtttaaaaatgttGAAGCCCAGATCAGTTTGAGATCAGAAGAgttgatttttttcttaaatcctTAAGAGCGAATCTTCATATCTCTCATGATCAGAAATTTTGTTCCTTACGTAAACTACAAAGAATTCTTACAGGAATTTACATTGATATTGGACTGTCGAAATTTTATAAATCTGGCGGATACCGTCAGCACACAGTGGAATAAGTGgccaaaaaaatttcttcaaaatttaagggttggccgaaatttttcgAAGGAGATAGAAGGAAGAAAAATTTTGGTAGACAAAATTTGTGTgcaaaaattatcatttatttcatctaacatttaatgaaatatttataagttttgattaCCGATCAAATCAAGAACCCTACTTTGATTAAGACATTGTTATTCCATTATTTCTACTATTGAAGATACCATGCATAACTAAATTATTATCAAGTTTTGATAATATAATATCGACAGAAATTTTGGTTGGGAAAACT
It encodes:
- the LOC140966590 gene encoding metal transporter Nramp2-like; amino-acid sequence: MSPPPQHDHASLSHPPHLPESSSSEEESRLLLSSPLSPTGKTQETNAGDDAAFEPSDKILVVDFELESSDFTSVPPFSFKKLWLFTGPGFLMSIAFLDPGNLEGDLQAGAIAGYSLLWLLMWATAMGLLIQLLSVRIGVATGRHLAELCREEYPYWAVVLLWFMAELALIGADIQEVIGSAIGIQILSRGVLPLWAGVLITASDSFLFLLLENYGVRKLEAVFGVLISTMALSFAWMFVDARPSTKELIVGLLIPKLSSRTVRQAVGVVGCVIMPHNVF